A window of the Macaca nemestrina isolate mMacNem1 chromosome X, mMacNem.hap1, whole genome shotgun sequence genome harbors these coding sequences:
- the LOC105470184 gene encoding centrin-2 isoform X1, with protein MASNFKKTNMASSSQRKRMSPKPELTEEQKQEIREAFDLFDADGTGTIDVKELKVAMRALGFEPKKEEIKKMISEIDKEGTGKMNFGDFLTVMTQKMSEKDTKEEILKAFKLFDDDETGKISFKNLKRVAKELGENLTDEELQEMIDEADRDGDGEVSEQEFLRIMKKTSLY; from the exons GCCTCCAACTTTAAGAAGACAAACATGGCATCAAGTtcccagagaaaaagaatgagtCCTAAGCCTGAGCTTACTGAAGAGCAGAAGCAGGAGATCCGGGAAGCTTTTGATCTTTTCGATGCGGATGGAACTGGCACCATAGATGTTAAAGAACTTAAG GTGGCAATGAGGGCCCTGGGCTTTGAacctaagaaagaagaaattaagaaaatgataagTGAAATTGACAAAGAAGGGACAGGAAAAATGAACTTTGGTGACTTTTTAACTGTGATGACCCAGAAAATG TCTGAGAAAGATACCAAAGAAGAAATCCTGAAAGCTTTCAAGCTCTTTGATGATGATGAAACTGGGAAGATTTCGTTCAAAAATCTGAAACGCGTGGCCAAGGAGTTGGGTGAGAACCTGACTGATGAGGAGCTGCAG GAAATGATTGATGAAGCTGATcgagatggagatggagaggtCAGTGAGCAAGAGTTCCTGCGCATCATGAAAAAGACCAGCCTCTATTAA
- the LOC105470184 gene encoding centrin-2 isoform X2 produces MASSSQRKRMSPKPELTEEQKQEIREAFDLFDADGTGTIDVKELKVAMRALGFEPKKEEIKKMISEIDKEGTGKMNFGDFLTVMTQKMSEKDTKEEILKAFKLFDDDETGKISFKNLKRVAKELGENLTDEELQEMIDEADRDGDGEVSEQEFLRIMKKTSLY; encoded by the exons ATGGCATCAAGTtcccagagaaaaagaatgagtCCTAAGCCTGAGCTTACTGAAGAGCAGAAGCAGGAGATCCGGGAAGCTTTTGATCTTTTCGATGCGGATGGAACTGGCACCATAGATGTTAAAGAACTTAAG GTGGCAATGAGGGCCCTGGGCTTTGAacctaagaaagaagaaattaagaaaatgataagTGAAATTGACAAAGAAGGGACAGGAAAAATGAACTTTGGTGACTTTTTAACTGTGATGACCCAGAAAATG TCTGAGAAAGATACCAAAGAAGAAATCCTGAAAGCTTTCAAGCTCTTTGATGATGATGAAACTGGGAAGATTTCGTTCAAAAATCTGAAACGCGTGGCCAAGGAGTTGGGTGAGAACCTGACTGATGAGGAGCTGCAG GAAATGATTGATGAAGCTGATcgagatggagatggagaggtCAGTGAGCAAGAGTTCCTGCGCATCATGAAAAAGACCAGCCTCTATTAA